One region of Dysidea avara chromosome 1, odDysAvar1.4, whole genome shotgun sequence genomic DNA includes:
- the LOC136257512 gene encoding exonuclease 3'-5' domain-containing protein 2-like — MRHEEMGTLQSRQYYLIPLVSAAVIGAIVTCRYFRISFISGYKYKRGGKRRVDTSRLRTYRVHSGRIKVFTGADECEAELSKVDWDNVQMIGLDCEWSRKPVALLQLALPDGNCFLIQVCRMVDGIPPTLESVLANKSILKFGVEIANDVKRIHKMCGCQVNGSVDLRYLYIRSGLQVEDHLSLKSLTRLLLGMELPKSYHIRCSNWEAVRLSNSQKHYAAADAAVAVDIVDVLVKRKLQVVEERELAADHSLAQLHPQPRPLIVAQLLHEHPVAKYCDRLKDRQDELPVSHSSDVRFTKEFYSCLFSMCQGIVDLVYRHKPYIPDPSPSTLKSSQSGLVPSKVDDKPHHNQLVCQQPYYHNCRLLAPDGTLLSIVSRKKLDWYLERNLGEMVDESPPTVKLHFEPKGKPHEDRKFYLAQKEDRCVVCGEEKNFIRKHVIPLEYRKHFPVHMKDHLSHDVLLLCPQCHRLSCQHDSYYREYLASYYNAPINGTGKLKNDVWLQQVKNHARALLSRHKIPETRVQQLLETLKTYCNTDDITDDMIQEAANVDPRSANDEFIGHGQKVVDAVTQEGKLIEFQSSWRKHFVESMKPQYLPPHWSIDHNPTSS; from the exons ATGCGCCACGAGGAGATGGGCACGTTACAAAGTCGACAATATTATCTCATCCCGTTAGTTTCAGCTGCAGTCA TTGGAGCTATCGTGACGTGCAGGTATTTCAGAATTAGTTTCATTTCTGGGTACAAGTACAAACGTGGCGGAAAGAGACGAGTGGACACGTCTCGTTTGCGGACGTATCGGGTTCACAGTGGTCGTATCAAGGTGTTCACTGGAGCGGACGAGTGCGAGGCCGAGTTGAGCAAGGTGGACTGGGATAATGTTCAGATGATTGGACTTGATTGTGAGTGGAGTCGCAAGCCAGTAGCGCTGCTACAACTGGCACTACCTGATGGTAACTGCTTCCTCATACAAGTGTGTAGAATGGTGGATGGTATACCGCCCACGCTGGAATCAGTCCTTGCTAATAAAAG CATTCTTAAGTTTGGAGTTGAAATTGCCAATGATGTGAAGAGGATTCACAAGATGTGTGGTTGCCAAGTTAATGGCTCTGTAGATCTGAGATATTTGTATATACGAAGTGGACTCCAAGT GGAGGACCATCTTAGCTTGAAATCCCTGACAAGATTACTACTAGGAATGGAGCTGCCCAAATCTTATCATATTCGATGCAGCAACTGGGAAGCTGTTCGCTTAAGCAACTCTCAG AAACACTACGCTGCTGCAGACGCTGCTGTTGCTGTTGATATTGTTGATGTGTTGGTAAAGAGGAAACTACAAGTGGTGGAAGAAAGAGAACTTGCTGCAGATCATTCATTAGCACAGCTCCACCCACAACCACGTCCACTAATCGTTGCCCAACTGCTACATGAACATCCTGTGGCCAAATATTGTGATAGGTTAAAAGACAGACAAGATGAGCTCCCAGTGTCTCACTCAAGTGATGTTAGATTCACAAAAGAGTTTTATAGTTGTTTGTTCTCAATGTGTCAAGGAATTGTAGACCTTGTTTATCGTCACAAGCCCTACATCCCGGATCCCTCACCATCCACGTTGAAG AGTTCACAATCTGGTTTGGTACCATCTAAAGTTGATGATAAACCCCATCATAATCAGTTGGTATGTCAACAACCCTACTACCATAACTGTCGGCTGTTAGCTCCTGATGGGACACTGTTGTCAATTGTTAGCAGAAAGAAATTGGATTGGTACTTGGAAAGAAACTTGGGAG AAATGGTGGATGAGTCACCTCCAACAGTTAAGCTTCATTTTGAGCCAAAAGGGAAACCTCACGAGGACCGCAAGTTTTATTTGGCACAGAAGGAAGATAGATGTGTTGTCTGtggagaagaaaagaactttATCCGGAAACATGTTATTCCTCTTGAATATCGCAA ACACTTTCCAGTTCACATGAAGGACCACTTGTCACATGATGTACTGCTGTTGTGTCCCCAATGTCACCGGTTGTCATGCCAACATGATAGTTACTATCGTGAGTATCTTGCATCATATTACAATGCACCAATTAATGGAACTGGTAAACTGAAGAATGATGTATGGTTGCAACAAGTTAAGAATCATGCTCG TGCACTCCTAAGTCGTCACAAGATCCCTGAGACAAGAGTTCAGCAGTTACTGGAGACACTTAAGACATACTGCAATACAGATGACATCACAGATGATATGATCCAAGAAGCTGCAAATGTTGATCCAAG GAGTGCTAATGATGAGTTTATTGGTCACGGTCAGAAAGTTGTTGACGCAGTCACTCAAGAAGGGAAGTTGATAGAATTTCAAAGTTCTTGGCGGAAACATTTTGTTGAGTCAATGAAGCCACAATACTTACCCCCACATTGGTCAATAGACCATAATCCAACCAGCAGTTAA